The Raphanus sativus cultivar WK10039 chromosome 6, ASM80110v3, whole genome shotgun sequence sequence CAAGACTCCCGTCGGTGGTGGTGTGAGTTCTTTGAATGTGAACCTGAGGAAGGAGCTTGATCTGTTCGCGTCGTTGGTCAACTGTTTTAACTTGCCTGGTTTGGCGTCTCGTCATGAGAACGTTGATATAGTGGTGATTAGAGAGAACACTGAAGGTGAGTATGCTGGGCTTGAGCATGAAGTTGTTCCTGGTGTTGTTGAGAGCCTCAAggtgattttatttttactcttttagagtttcttcctttttttggtGGGTGCTTGCTGTCCATggacttttttttattttatgaccGAAGTCAACCTACTAGTCCCACGAAGTCCACGACTAGTCCCACGAGACCCACGGCTCTCCACGTATTCTAGCCCGGTTGGCCTCACGGGGTTTCAAAGCCGGTCCGTATTGGGGTCGTAACTTCCTCAAGACCACTAGCCCACCACCATGTGATTCTGTCAATGGACTTGGTTCTTGTGTATATTGTGTGTATGTATTGTTAGCTTGGTTCTTGTGAAACTGTTTGCAGAATGCTAGTCTCTGTCCGTGAAGTTAGTTCTTGTGTCTATTGTGTGTATGCAAACGAATTTCACTTACAAATGATGCactttaattttatcatttttgatGGGGGCGTATGCGTGTGCCACGTGTCTTACTTAAGATGTCTCTGATACTTAATGTTATGCTAGGTGATTACAAAGTTTTGTTCGGAGCGTATTGCAAAGTATGCGTTCGAGTATGCCTACTTGAACAACAGGAAGAAAGTTACGGCAGTGCACAAGGCCAACATCATGAAACTCGCAGATGGTTTGTTCTTGGAATCTTGTCAAGAGGTTGCTAAGAAGTATCCGAGCATTGCCTACAACGAGATCATTGTTGATAACTGCTGTATGCAACTTGTAGCGAGACCAGAGCAATTCGACGTCATGGTATGTGTTTTACAGCACTTGTTGATTTACTTGGGACTTGGCTTATTTTACATGACTACTCTCCACTTTGTTAGGTTACACCCAATCTCTATGGTAATCTAGTTGCAAACACTGCTGCTGGTATTGCTGGAGGCACTGGAGTCATGCCTGGAGGTATAAGCCTTTCTCTGATCTAAAATGCACCATAGAGAGAAATGAATCCTCCTCTTTGCTTATTAGATTTTGAAATTGTGAACAGGAAATGTTGGAGCAGAGTATGCAGTGTTTGAGCAAGGAGCATCAGCGGGGAACGTGGGGAAGGACACGACAGAAGAGCAGAAGAATGCAAACCCTGTGGCGTTGCTGCTCTCGTCAGCCATGATGCTTAGACATCTTCAGTTCCCTTCTTTTGCTGATAGGCTTGAAACCGCGGTGAAGCGTGTCATCGCTGAAGGAAAATGCAGGACTGAAGATCTTGGCGGAAAGAGTACAACCCAAGAGGTTGTCGACGCTGTCATTTCGAAATTGGATTGAATCATTTCATCACTGCTCAAGATAAGTGAGTGGTATGTATGATTCACACACGCAGTCTACGGATGTGtgtgccttttttttttcttccacatTCTTTCAAGATAACTCGAAACTGGCACTGAGAGTAATAAAAGAACATGGTTttgttgatatatttttaattgggCTGTTGTGGTCAAATTGCGATTTTGCTCTCCCGAGAAGAAAGGAAAGGATACAAATGCCTCTGTGATC is a genomic window containing:
- the LOC108813570 gene encoding isocitrate dehydrogenase [NAD] regulatory subunit 2, mitochondrial isoform X2, with protein sequence MSRRQSLSLLKNLGRFTTQTRSVTYMPRPGDGKPRPVTLIPGDGVGPLVTNAVEQVMEAMHAPVYFEPFDVHGDMKSLPEGLLESIKKNKVCLKGGLKTPVGGGVSSLNVNLRKELDLFASLVNCFNLPGLASRHENVDIVVIRENTEGEYAGLEHEVVPGVVESLKFCSERIAKYAFEYAYLNNRKKVTAVHKANIMKLADGLFLESCQEVAKKYPSIAYNEIIVDNCCMQLVARPEQFDVMVTPNLYGNLVANTAAGIAGGTGVMPGGNVGAEYAVFEQGASAGNVGKDTTEEQKNANPVALLLSSAMMLRHLQFPSFADRLETAVKRVIAEGKCRTEDLGGKSTTQEVVDAVISKLD
- the LOC108813570 gene encoding isocitrate dehydrogenase [NAD] regulatory subunit 2, mitochondrial isoform X1, giving the protein MSRRQSLSLLKNLGRFTTQTRSVTYMPRPGDGKPRPVTLIPGDGVGPLVTNAVEQVMEAMHAPVYFEPFDVHGDMKSLPEGLLESIKKNKVCLKGGLKTPVGGGVSSLNVNLRKELDLFASLVNCFNLPGLASRHENVDIVVIRENTEGEYAGLEHEVVPGVVESLKVITKFCSERIAKYAFEYAYLNNRKKVTAVHKANIMKLADGLFLESCQEVAKKYPSIAYNEIIVDNCCMQLVARPEQFDVMVTPNLYGNLVANTAAGIAGGTGVMPGGNVGAEYAVFEQGASAGNVGKDTTEEQKNANPVALLLSSAMMLRHLQFPSFADRLETAVKRVIAEGKCRTEDLGGKSTTQEVVDAVISKLD